The following coding sequences are from one Candidatus Eremiobacterota bacterium window:
- a CDS encoding GIY-YIG nuclease family protein, which yields MPSHKELKLRYKEARKEMGIYQIRNVRNGKLLIESSPNIRAIINRSRFSLKYGVHKDRELQKEWNEFGEESFAIEILDHLEESDEAGSDSTEELKALEGKWLKKLARRRGIYE from the coding sequence ATGCCATCACACAAAGAGTTAAAGCTTCGCTACAAAGAGGCCCGCAAAGAAATGGGGATCTATCAGATACGGAACGTGAGGAACGGGAAGCTTCTCATCGAGTCAAGCCCCAATATCAGGGCCATCATCAACAGGAGCCGATTCTCGCTGAAATACGGCGTTCACAAGGACAGGGAGCTTCAGAAGGAATGGAATGAATTCGGAGAGGAGAGCTTCGCCATCGAGATTCTGGATCATCTTGAAGAGAGTGATGAGGCCGGGAGCGACAGCACTGAAGAGCTCAAAGCCCTGGAAGGGAAGTGGCTGAAAAAACTGGCGCGCCGCCGGGGGATCTACGAATGA
- a CDS encoding DUF2087 domain-containing protein yields MNQPAELFFRASMEEMMKGHVFDSSHGEYRCLFCGMAWEQGTIYQEGPSLHDAEKAVSLHITAAHGSPFEYILSMNRRHTGLTDHARTMLQLFHEGLSDSEIVRRLGGGSTSTVRNHRFLLREREKQATVFLALMGLLEKKASRRERLIHPHPTATMVDDRYVITEKERDEILKAYFREGTEGTLLRFPRKEKRKLVVLTAIANRFERKRNYSEKEVNELLKSVYDDYVTVRRYLIEYGFLDREKDGSRYWVKY; encoded by the coding sequence ATGAATCAGCCGGCGGAACTTTTTTTCAGGGCTTCTATGGAAGAAATGATGAAGGGCCATGTTTTTGACAGCTCCCATGGAGAATACCGGTGCCTTTTCTGCGGGATGGCCTGGGAACAGGGCACAATCTACCAGGAGGGGCCGTCCCTGCATGACGCGGAGAAGGCGGTCTCACTTCATATCACTGCCGCCCATGGATCACCCTTTGAATATATTCTGTCCATGAACCGGAGGCATACCGGCCTCACTGACCATGCGAGAACAATGCTGCAGCTCTTCCACGAGGGATTGAGTGACAGCGAGATAGTCCGCAGGCTCGGCGGAGGAAGCACCTCGACAGTCAGAAACCACCGGTTTCTTCTCCGCGAGAGGGAGAAGCAGGCAACTGTCTTTCTTGCCCTCATGGGACTGCTGGAGAAGAAGGCATCGCGCAGGGAGAGGCTGATTCATCCTCACCCCACTGCCACTATGGTTGATGACCGTTACGTCATTACCGAAAAGGAGCGGGATGAAATTCTGAAAGCCTATTTCAGGGAGGGCACTGAAGGAACTCTGCTCCGTTTCCCCAGGAAGGAGAAGAGAAAGCTTGTGGTCCTCACCGCCATTGCAAACAGGTTCGAGAGAAAGAGGAATTATTCCGAAAAGGAGGTCAACGAACTCCTGAAAAGCGTTTATGATGACTATGTCACCGTGAGGCGCTATCTCATCGAGTACGGCTTTCTCGACAGGGAAAAGGATGGAAGCCGCTACTGGGTAAAATACTGA
- a CDS encoding alpha/beta hydrolase: MLKIIRNSSAFFILLALMLSAGAHGGESYVNVPPTVSGEWQDFLRKLPDPHLAPPYPAPDDREGWKKFRKDAEKLWKASSDAVIKRFGATVTAAEKGGVPVVEVRPEHWKDNGKILIYLHGGGYTTGSASSTAGNPAVMAYYTGLRVISIDYTVAPEGTWDKVTDEVIAVLAALEKEGYPPGRTAIWGDSAGGGLAAGAVLKMRDRGLAMPSAAVLWCPWSDITDTGDTYATLEKADPSYTYPRQLKHCADAYARPGDQKNPYVSPVYGDYSKGFPPTLIQGGTKEIFLSNYVRHYQALDQAGIPVKLDLYEGMIHVFMAILPDSPEGKRALKKAAQFIDRYL; the protein is encoded by the coding sequence ATGCTGAAAATCATAAGAAACAGCAGTGCTTTTTTCATTCTGCTGGCACTCATGCTGAGCGCGGGAGCCCATGGAGGGGAGTCATACGTGAATGTTCCCCCGACGGTATCAGGGGAATGGCAGGATTTCCTCAGGAAGCTCCCTGATCCTCACCTGGCTCCTCCCTACCCTGCACCTGACGACAGGGAAGGGTGGAAGAAATTTCGCAAAGATGCCGAGAAACTATGGAAAGCCAGCTCAGATGCCGTCATCAAGCGCTTCGGTGCGACAGTGACGGCTGCAGAGAAGGGCGGAGTGCCGGTCGTGGAGGTCAGGCCTGAGCACTGGAAGGACAATGGAAAAATCCTGATATACCTCCATGGAGGCGGCTACACCACCGGCAGCGCGTCATCGACAGCAGGGAACCCCGCTGTTATGGCTTATTACACGGGGCTGCGCGTCATATCAATTGATTACACTGTTGCCCCGGAAGGCACCTGGGACAAGGTGACCGACGAGGTCATCGCCGTGCTGGCAGCCCTCGAAAAGGAAGGGTATCCCCCGGGCAGGACAGCCATCTGGGGCGACTCAGCGGGCGGGGGCCTTGCGGCGGGAGCAGTACTGAAGATGCGGGACAGGGGTCTCGCCATGCCTTCCGCAGCAGTGCTGTGGTGTCCATGGTCAGATATCACCGACACTGGCGACACCTATGCCACACTGGAAAAGGCCGATCCCAGCTATACCTACCCCAGGCAGCTCAAGCACTGCGCCGATGCCTACGCCAGGCCCGGGGACCAGAAAAATCCCTACGTTTCTCCTGTCTATGGAGATTACTCGAAAGGATTCCCGCCGACGCTGATCCAGGGAGGCACCAAGGAGATTTTCCTGAGCAACTATGTCCGCCACTACCAGGCCCTGGACCAGGCAGGAATCCCTGTAAAGCTGGACCTTTACGAGGGGATGATCCATGTGTTCATGGCCATCCTCCCCGATTCACCGGAAGGGAAAAGGGCTCTGAAAAAGGCGGCGCAGTTCATTGACAGGTACCTTTAG
- a CDS encoding ankyrin repeat domain-containing protein, with protein MASRVIPDGTVVYNKYRVLKSLGEGGMNRVYLVADFQGKPFAMKVTRSPGETGTTLGEITEKFYREVEILTKFPHENLPALEDYFTSGGEFFLVEEYIDGISLEDFLSRSLLGENETIELALMLCDVLTFLHRRGIIFRDLKPANIVVTAARHLKLIDFDIARFYRPGKAADTVALGTPGYAAPETYGKSQSNARSDIYSLGATLHHLLTGINPQDRPFHFEPVKKVRHDISPGLAAIIEKALRHDPRERYPSASSMKKDLERIRPAAGQGKTIFQDLLSALSLWASQVSQWSLAAPMRISRPELTDHLLHAVQEGNISRAKRLIEEGCPLNGCDYFRNTPLHLAAQRGDRPMAELLINLGARLDLANREGMTPRDLAFFSGSPEIEKILARRNGPLLVYDPSGMMRIHKMAAEGNIMLYLLLYKEMPNEASFLNLQDGAGRTPLHYAIENNRNELAVALINNGARLDIKDRKGDTPLHLLQNFFMLSYLYECCYSSKINASFLNVADREGKTPLYNAVVKGERQMVKFLVSQGADINCITRSKDSLIHGAIASYEDDIARLLISKGIKLNQKNSQGKTPLMLAVEWERWEIAKLLVENRAGINMADSAGKTPLMAAIEKGKISFVEKLIKKGAEVKTCDNSGMTALHYAAEGGSRTIIELLLKFRARTDAADHQGRTPEMVAQSDVAALLHKH; from the coding sequence ATGGCCTCCCGGGTAATTCCTGACGGCACGGTTGTCTATAACAAATACAGAGTCCTGAAGTCTCTCGGCGAAGGAGGAATGAACAGGGTCTACCTCGTGGCGGACTTCCAGGGGAAGCCATTTGCGATGAAGGTGACGAGAAGCCCGGGGGAGACAGGCACAACCCTCGGGGAGATCACTGAGAAGTTTTACCGTGAAGTGGAGATCCTCACGAAATTCCCCCATGAGAACCTCCCCGCCCTGGAAGACTATTTCACGTCAGGTGGTGAGTTCTTTCTCGTTGAAGAGTATATCGACGGCATCTCCCTCGAGGATTTTCTCAGCAGGTCGCTCCTTGGCGAGAACGAGACCATCGAGCTTGCCCTCATGCTCTGCGACGTGCTGACATTCCTTCACCGCCGCGGCATAATATTCCGCGATCTCAAGCCTGCCAACATCGTGGTCACCGCGGCGCGCCACCTCAAGCTCATTGATTTCGACATCGCCCGCTTTTACCGTCCTGGAAAGGCTGCCGATACCGTGGCGCTTGGAACCCCCGGCTATGCGGCACCGGAGACGTACGGGAAGTCCCAGAGCAATGCCCGCTCAGACATTTACTCCCTGGGGGCCACTCTCCACCACCTTCTTACGGGCATCAATCCCCAGGACAGGCCATTTCACTTTGAGCCTGTCAAGAAGGTTCGGCATGACATCTCGCCGGGGCTCGCTGCCATAATTGAGAAGGCTCTCAGGCATGACCCCCGCGAGCGCTACCCGTCAGCTTCTTCCATGAAAAAAGATCTCGAGAGAATCCGCCCCGCGGCCGGCCAGGGGAAGACCATCTTCCAGGATTTACTTTCTGCCCTTTCCCTGTGGGCCTCCCAGGTCAGTCAATGGAGCCTGGCGGCTCCCATGAGAATATCCCGCCCGGAGCTTACAGACCATCTCCTGCATGCAGTCCAGGAGGGAAACATCAGCAGGGCGAAGCGCCTCATAGAAGAGGGATGCCCTCTTAACGGGTGTGACTACTTCCGCAATACTCCTCTTCATCTTGCCGCCCAGCGGGGCGACAGGCCCATGGCGGAGCTTCTCATCAACCTCGGGGCCAGGCTTGACCTCGCGAACCGTGAGGGGATGACGCCAAGAGACCTTGCCTTCTTTTCCGGGAGTCCTGAAATCGAGAAGATCCTGGCGAGAAGGAATGGCCCCCTCTTGGTCTACGATCCCTCGGGAATGATGAGAATCCACAAGATGGCAGCCGAAGGAAACATAATGTTATATCTGTTGCTTTACAAAGAAATGCCGAACGAGGCTTCCTTCCTGAACCTCCAGGATGGTGCGGGGCGCACACCTCTTCACTACGCCATTGAGAACAACCGCAACGAACTGGCCGTGGCCCTGATAAACAATGGTGCAAGGCTGGACATAAAGGACCGAAAAGGCGATACTCCCCTCCACCTTCTTCAAAATTTCTTCATGCTGTCTTATCTCTATGAATGTTGTTACAGCTCCAAGATAAACGCAAGCTTTCTTAACGTGGCTGACCGCGAGGGAAAAACGCCCCTCTACAATGCCGTCGTAAAAGGGGAAAGACAAATGGTGAAATTTCTGGTCAGCCAGGGAGCCGACATCAACTGCATCACAAGAAGCAAAGACAGCCTCATTCATGGCGCCATCGCCTCCTACGAGGATGATATTGCCAGGCTCCTCATCAGCAAAGGCATTAAACTGAACCAGAAAAACAGCCAGGGCAAGACGCCTCTCATGCTTGCCGTGGAATGGGAGCGCTGGGAGATCGCAAAGCTTCTGGTAGAAAACAGGGCAGGCATCAACATGGCAGACAGCGCCGGGAAGACTCCCCTTATGGCTGCGATAGAGAAAGGCAAGATCTCTTTCGTGGAAAAGCTCATAAAAAAAGGTGCCGAGGTAAAGACCTGCGACAACAGCGGGATGACAGCGCTCCACTATGCTGCCGAGGGAGGCTCCAGGACCATCATAGAGCTCCTTTTGAAATTCAGGGCACGGACAGACGCTGCCGATCACCAGGGAAGGACGCCTGAGATGGTCGCTCAAAGCGATGTGGCGGCACTGCTGCACAAGCATTGA
- a CDS encoding type II secretion system F family protein, whose amino-acid sequence MHNKAPEKYRTEKKSPGAPKEERFSYVIKNLRLNIERGEVKASSLQDAIRKIENKAFQIISVERARKPFAVQLRTYHIENITFLFREISIILKSGLTLQRAFIILNEQAESAGAREIFAAIQKSLEEGRSFSESLGLFPGIFTRFHRSMVRASEQGGFLQQSIEYLSDVLEREAHLKKKVKTALMYPLILITLSLIGGFLIFSSITPHLETLVKDLDLELPLFSRIMMELFGLTRNCFIFIPSVVVALYILYALWAYIGNTRRGQLWWEKFVLSLPVIKELKVKAVITHALITLSSLVSSGVHLVEALMLAGETCDHYYIGGAFQSIAENIKEGQTIWESMEAYPAFFPQTLVAMVSVGEETGELAEVLSRTAAFYELDLNTSLESFTKIIEPAAVTLLGVMIGLMILSFFVPVYAALNRF is encoded by the coding sequence ATGCACAACAAAGCACCGGAGAAGTACAGAACGGAAAAAAAGAGCCCGGGGGCTCCGAAAGAGGAGCGCTTCTCCTATGTGATCAAGAACCTGAGGCTGAATATCGAGCGGGGCGAGGTCAAGGCCTCGAGCCTCCAGGACGCCATAAGGAAGATTGAAAACAAGGCTTTCCAGATCATCTCCGTTGAGAGGGCCCGGAAGCCCTTTGCCGTTCAGCTCAGAACCTACCACATTGAAAACATCACCTTTCTTTTCAGGGAGATCTCGATTATCCTCAAGAGCGGCCTGACCCTCCAGAGGGCTTTCATCATCCTGAACGAGCAGGCCGAAAGCGCCGGTGCCCGCGAGATTTTTGCAGCCATACAGAAATCCCTGGAAGAGGGAAGGTCCTTTTCCGAGTCCCTGGGCCTCTTCCCCGGCATCTTCACAAGATTTCACCGCAGCATGGTCCGCGCCTCGGAGCAGGGAGGCTTCCTGCAGCAAAGCATCGAGTACCTTTCCGACGTGCTGGAACGGGAAGCGCACCTGAAGAAAAAAGTGAAAACCGCCCTCATGTATCCCCTTATACTGATAACCCTCTCGCTCATCGGCGGCTTTCTCATCTTTTCCTCCATTACCCCTCACCTCGAGACGCTGGTAAAAGACCTGGACCTTGAGCTCCCCCTTTTCTCCAGGATAATGATGGAGCTCTTCGGCCTGACCAGAAACTGCTTCATCTTCATCCCTTCTGTGGTGGTGGCTCTCTACATCCTTTACGCCCTCTGGGCTTATATAGGAAACACGAGAAGAGGCCAGCTCTGGTGGGAGAAGTTCGTGCTCTCCCTCCCCGTCATCAAGGAGCTGAAGGTAAAGGCAGTGATCACCCATGCCCTTATCACTCTCTCCTCACTGGTGAGCTCGGGAGTCCACCTTGTCGAGGCCCTCATGCTCGCAGGAGAAACGTGTGACCACTATTATATCGGCGGGGCCTTTCAATCCATCGCGGAAAACATCAAGGAGGGACAGACCATCTGGGAGAGCATGGAGGCTTATCCCGCCTTCTTCCCGCAGACCCTTGTGGCGATGGTGAGCGTCGGCGAGGAGACAGGAGAGCTTGCCGAGGTGCTCTCCAGGACAGCGGCCTTTTACGAGCTGGATTTGAATACGAGCCTTGAGAGCTTCACCAAGATCATCGAACCGGCGGCAGTGACCTTGCTGGGCGTCATGATAGGGCTTATGATTCTTTCATTCTTTGTGCCCGTCTATGCCGCCCTCAACAGATTCTGA
- a CDS encoding pitrilysin family protein produces the protein MKRYIAALAFIMITAACGACAEDIRLDVKEFTLKNGMRFIVVPSRVKPAFSAYMFFDAGAIREVPGSTGIAHLLEHMMFKGTKDFGTLDYKAEEPIMKEIDALADQWYREKEKERNAYGRPDKAKMQACQHKMRALLDMQRKYIVSNELQRIYSENGSLNFNAFTDSEVVCYLVALPANRLELWAAIESDRIGGSVLREFYSERDVVNEERRMRENSPSACLWEEFYSMLYSSSPYRNPVIGYESDISTVRRKDAAAFYHSLYAPSNAVVALVGDIDAKNAERLMRKYFEPLPSRAKPDMRVILEKEQRGERRIDIEADASPELIMGFHGPPIGSKDYYVLKVISSLLTQGRSSRLQKSLVMEKKVARSVNSYFNVDRFATALEISSTPLAPHGAQEVEDAVTAELEALKKTSVEGYELEKVLNLMEMGFINSLRQNSRVAYMLGSEIIRSGDFRNFDERSRLRQVTPDDIMAAAGKYFTKKNRTVAVLTREKPGQAEKATPPVKQQSPKETAHESKEKKKAAAVLRSSPGARRVARLQLPPLKMNFPEVGKEIKRIVLGNGLVVYLREDHSLPLIDMDFIFKDGALYETKDKKGIARLTTSMLRGGGTAKRSAESLDEALDRLGASFSAYPDSPERTDVAFSILSRNFDKGYPLFVEAVTEPSFQEDRLDLRKSQVREDERRKNDNPSDAARREFSTILFGDHPYGWFNDPCWPEVQKMTRADVEEWYRARYTPDNAWLYVDGDFNTAGMTETLEETFGAWKPGEGRKMPAQQLELSKSGGIYHLQKNMSQSIILIGHEGVDRYSSDRYALEVMDYILGRGSFGSRLMKKIRSDEGLAYDVSSLLNMDYAQGGAFTCFAQTKAASTRKVIDMMRSEIEAMKNSPPSQGELRWAKESLVNRFAHYLDSHSLGYDMMGLEVRSMPRDYYRTYTAKVNAVTLEEVKKAAGKYLHPDRLAILVVGDREKLGAQLEGLGGVKEIRLQQ, from the coding sequence ATGAAGAGATATATTGCAGCGCTTGCCTTTATAATGATTACAGCCGCCTGCGGGGCCTGTGCCGAGGACATCAGGCTTGATGTGAAGGAGTTTACGCTGAAAAACGGCATGAGATTCATCGTGGTGCCGAGCCGTGTCAAACCGGCCTTCTCGGCTTACATGTTTTTTGATGCCGGTGCCATAAGGGAGGTTCCCGGCTCCACCGGCATCGCCCACCTTCTTGAGCACATGATGTTCAAGGGGACAAAGGATTTCGGCACCCTGGATTACAAGGCTGAGGAGCCCATTATGAAGGAGATTGACGCTCTTGCTGACCAGTGGTACAGGGAGAAGGAAAAAGAGAGAAATGCCTATGGAAGGCCTGACAAAGCTAAGATGCAGGCATGCCAGCATAAGATGAGAGCCCTTCTCGATATGCAAAGAAAGTATATCGTGAGCAACGAGCTCCAGAGGATTTACAGCGAGAACGGCAGCCTGAACTTCAACGCCTTCACAGACTCAGAAGTGGTCTGCTACCTTGTTGCCCTTCCTGCCAACAGGCTTGAGCTCTGGGCAGCCATAGAGAGCGACCGCATCGGCGGATCGGTGTTACGCGAGTTCTACTCTGAGCGCGATGTGGTGAACGAGGAGCGGCGGATGCGCGAGAACTCCCCATCGGCCTGCCTCTGGGAGGAATTCTACAGCATGCTCTACTCGAGCAGCCCTTACAGGAACCCTGTCATCGGCTATGAATCTGATATCTCCACGGTAAGACGAAAAGACGCCGCAGCCTTTTACCACTCTCTCTATGCTCCCAGCAATGCCGTTGTGGCGCTCGTCGGCGATATTGACGCGAAAAATGCAGAGCGTCTGATGAGAAAGTATTTTGAGCCTCTTCCCTCGAGAGCAAAGCCAGATATGCGCGTAATACTTGAGAAGGAGCAGCGGGGGGAGCGGCGCATAGACATCGAGGCCGATGCGAGCCCCGAGCTCATCATGGGCTTCCACGGCCCCCCCATTGGCTCAAAGGATTATTACGTCCTCAAGGTAATCTCCAGTCTCCTCACCCAGGGCCGCTCATCACGGCTGCAAAAGAGCCTTGTGATGGAGAAGAAGGTCGCCCGGTCGGTGAACTCATATTTCAATGTGGACCGCTTTGCCACCGCTCTCGAGATATCGTCGACACCTCTTGCGCCCCATGGAGCACAGGAGGTGGAAGACGCCGTCACCGCAGAGCTTGAAGCATTGAAGAAGACCTCCGTCGAGGGATATGAGCTTGAAAAGGTTCTGAACCTCATGGAGATGGGTTTCATCAACTCCCTAAGGCAGAATTCCAGGGTGGCTTATATGCTGGGCAGCGAGATTATCCGGTCAGGCGATTTCCGGAATTTTGACGAGCGCTCCCGCCTGAGGCAGGTGACACCTGATGATATCATGGCGGCGGCGGGGAAGTACTTCACGAAAAAAAACAGGACCGTCGCGGTCCTTACCAGGGAAAAACCTGGGCAGGCCGAAAAAGCCACCCCCCCCGTGAAGCAGCAGTCGCCGAAAGAGACGGCCCATGAGAGCAAGGAGAAAAAGAAAGCCGCGGCAGTGCTGCGCTCTTCGCCTGGTGCCCGGAGGGTTGCAAGGCTTCAGCTCCCTCCCCTGAAGATGAATTTTCCCGAGGTGGGGAAGGAGATCAAAAGAATTGTGCTGGGAAACGGCCTGGTGGTCTATCTCAGGGAAGATCACTCCCTTCCCCTTATCGACATGGATTTCATTTTCAAGGACGGTGCACTTTATGAAACCAAGGACAAGAAGGGCATTGCCAGGCTTACCACCTCCATGCTGAGAGGGGGAGGAACGGCAAAGAGAAGCGCTGAAAGCCTTGATGAGGCGCTGGACCGGCTGGGGGCCAGCTTCTCGGCATACCCCGACTCGCCGGAAAGAACGGACGTCGCCTTCTCCATTCTCTCGAGAAACTTTGACAAGGGCTACCCTCTCTTTGTCGAGGCAGTGACTGAGCCGTCATTCCAGGAGGACCGCCTCGACCTGCGGAAAAGCCAGGTGAGGGAGGATGAGCGCAGGAAGAATGATAATCCTTCCGATGCCGCCAGAAGAGAGTTCTCCACCATATTATTCGGCGATCATCCCTATGGATGGTTTAATGATCCCTGCTGGCCCGAGGTCCAGAAGATGACAAGGGCCGACGTGGAGGAGTGGTACAGGGCCAGGTATACGCCTGACAATGCCTGGCTTTATGTGGATGGCGATTTTAACACCGCCGGGATGACTGAGACTCTGGAGGAGACCTTCGGTGCCTGGAAGCCAGGCGAGGGCAGAAAGATGCCGGCTCAGCAGCTTGAGCTTTCAAAGAGCGGCGGGATCTATCACCTGCAGAAAAATATGAGCCAGAGCATCATCCTTATCGGCCACGAGGGAGTGGACCGCTACAGCAGCGACCGCTATGCCCTGGAGGTTATGGACTACATCCTGGGCCGCGGCAGCTTTGGATCGCGCCTCATGAAGAAGATACGGAGCGACGAAGGGCTTGCTTACGATGTGAGCTCGCTCCTGAATATGGATTATGCCCAGGGAGGCGCCTTTACCTGTTTTGCCCAGACAAAAGCAGCCTCGACAAGGAAAGTGATCGATATGATGAGGAGCGAGATTGAAGCCATGAAAAACTCTCCCCCGAGCCAGGGGGAGCTCAGGTGGGCAAAGGAGTCCCTTGTCAACCGCTTTGCCCACTACCTGGACAGCCATTCCCTGGGATACGATATGATGGGACTTGAGGTCCGGTCGATGCCCCGTGATTATTACAGGACCTATACTGCAAAGGTCAACGCAGTGACCCTCGAAGAGGTGAAAAAGGCTGCCGGGAAATATCTCCATCCGGACCGGCTTGCCATTCTCGTCGTGGGCGACAGGGAAAAACTGGGCGCTCAGCTTGAGGGCCTCGGCGGGGTGAAGGAGATCAGGCTCCAGCAATGA
- a CDS encoding MFS transporter: MTHYRVTPPPAIGGKRHFLFTWPYLLALGGFFLISTGGQFFILYPLELKEMGRNDMQIGFLMGLTSLAAFAGRPFFGGWIDRKGRKLFIIIGSFTSGALILLYPWLQASFFSLSLLRVVHGLFFALFFTAIWTWIADYVPQDRLAEGIGIFGIAGLSSNATGPLAGEYMMRLANGNSALFFGGASLLVLLGSLCTLFLPAGNHHPGKAQSGFFGLLRRPEVLAVVFIAAVFGASIGAIHNFAAPYLKSAGLGSASSFFPYYAAGAILSRLVAGRAADRFGRVTVIIPGIFFQALGQLALAAPWHIPQAIGFFLGCGHGIVYPAMNALMFERAGTGDRGSGNALFTAAADAGSFVGSFLCGAIASGSGYAAMYIFSGIAALAGLGLYRVMETWKSRAGAPKNEEPAD; the protein is encoded by the coding sequence ATGACACATTACAGAGTCACACCTCCTCCCGCCATAGGCGGGAAACGCCACTTCCTCTTCACGTGGCCTTACCTGCTGGCTCTTGGCGGGTTCTTCCTTATCTCCACGGGAGGCCAGTTTTTCATCCTTTACCCCCTGGAGCTCAAGGAGATGGGCAGAAACGACATGCAAATCGGCTTCCTCATGGGCCTCACCTCCCTCGCGGCCTTCGCGGGGCGCCCTTTCTTCGGAGGATGGATAGACAGGAAGGGCAGGAAGCTTTTCATCATAATCGGTTCCTTCACCTCGGGAGCGCTCATTCTGCTCTATCCCTGGCTTCAGGCCTCGTTCTTTTCACTCTCCCTTCTCAGGGTGGTCCACGGCCTTTTCTTCGCCCTTTTCTTCACGGCCATCTGGACCTGGATCGCCGACTACGTGCCACAGGACCGCCTCGCTGAGGGGATTGGCATTTTCGGCATCGCCGGTCTCTCCTCCAACGCCACCGGCCCCCTGGCGGGGGAATACATGATGCGGCTCGCGAACGGCAACAGCGCATTGTTTTTCGGGGGCGCCTCGCTGCTTGTGCTGCTGGGAAGCCTGTGCACACTCTTTCTCCCCGCGGGAAATCACCACCCCGGCAAGGCACAGAGCGGGTTTTTCGGTCTTCTCAGGCGCCCCGAAGTGCTGGCCGTCGTGTTCATCGCCGCCGTGTTCGGGGCCTCCATTGGAGCCATTCACAACTTTGCCGCGCCGTACCTCAAAAGCGCGGGCCTCGGGAGCGCTTCGTCATTTTTTCCCTATTACGCCGCCGGCGCCATTCTCTCCAGGCTCGTGGCGGGGAGAGCAGCAGACCGCTTCGGCCGGGTCACCGTCATAATCCCCGGCATCTTTTTCCAGGCCCTGGGCCAGCTTGCCCTTGCGGCCCCCTGGCACATCCCCCAGGCAATAGGCTTCTTCCTGGGCTGCGGCCACGGCATTGTGTACCCCGCGATGAACGCCCTCATGTTCGAGCGCGCCGGGACCGGCGACAGGGGCTCCGGCAATGCCCTCTTCACTGCCGCTGCCGATGCCGGCTCCTTCGTCGGCTCCTTTCTCTGCGGGGCAATCGCGAGCGGTTCGGGCTATGCGGCCATGTATATTTTTTCCGGCATTGCGGCCCTGGCGGGTCTCGGGCTGTACCGGGTGATGGAGACATGGAAAAGCAGAGCCGGGGCACCAAAGAATGAGGAGCCGGCTGATTGA
- a CDS encoding serine/threonine-protein kinase has translation MAEANLKKGDSVGKKYEVIGVLSQSERSTVYLAEEKAAKNRRAIKEIWSGMPEGEEKNLAKDHFVRELRILGSLEEAGIPRFTEGLSLGSWHYLVMEYIDGETLEVMKKLRGRPFPVKEVIHWGRHIARTLHYLHNRETPIVHKNLQPAHLVVSTDGAVKLIDFGIARFFCDFKLKDTFIMGTPGFAAPEQYGKKQTTHLTDIYALGATLYALLTDEDPQRFVFNFPPLRKFNREVPPWLEKLIARCLEEDPRRRPRNAFVIREELEKKGMKL, from the coding sequence ATGGCAGAGGCAAATCTCAAAAAAGGCGATTCCGTAGGGAAAAAGTACGAAGTCATCGGCGTGCTCTCGCAGAGCGAGAGAAGCACTGTCTATCTCGCCGAGGAGAAGGCGGCAAAAAACCGCCGCGCCATCAAGGAAATATGGAGCGGCATGCCTGAAGGCGAAGAGAAGAACCTGGCCAAGGATCACTTTGTCCGCGAGCTGAGAATACTGGGCTCCCTTGAGGAAGCGGGGATACCGCGCTTTACCGAGGGCCTCTCGCTGGGCTCCTGGCATTACCTCGTGATGGAGTATATCGATGGTGAGACCCTCGAGGTGATGAAAAAGCTCCGCGGCAGGCCTTTCCCTGTCAAAGAGGTCATTCACTGGGGACGCCATATTGCAAGGACCCTCCACTACCTACACAACAGGGAGACGCCCATTGTCCACAAGAACCTCCAGCCCGCCCACCTGGTGGTCTCCACCGACGGGGCAGTCAAGCTCATAGATTTCGGGATTGCAAGGTTTTTCTGCGACTTCAAGCTTAAAGACACCTTTATAATGGGAACGCCCGGTTTTGCCGCCCCGGAGCAGTATGGCAAGAAGCAGACCACCCATCTCACCGACATCTATGCCCTGGGCGCCACGCTCTATGCGCTCCTCACCGACGAGGACCCCCAGCGCTTTGTCTTCAATTTCCCCCCTCTCAGGAAATTCAACAGGGAAGTGCCGCCCTGGCTTGAAAAGCTCATCGCCCGCTGCCTTGAGGAGGACCCGAGGAGAAGGCCCAGGAATGCCTTCGTGATAAGGGAGGAGCTGGAAAAGAAAGGGATGAAGCTGTAA